From a single Nostoc edaphicum CCNP1411 genomic region:
- a CDS encoding L,D-transpeptidase — MQSWIRSGKIRSSGNFCTGVALVVATLFSWSSPLAGTPSLTTATAASVNENSITASNIRQTSQPRWIEIDLSEQRLRAWEGNKLVYSYRISGGKRSTPTPIGKFRINSKYRTHRMRGRGYNIPDVPYTMYFYRGYAIHGAYWHNRFGTPVSHGCVNLPVKQARNLYNWARNGTLVVVRK, encoded by the coding sequence ATGCAATCTTGGATTCGCAGTGGTAAGATTCGCTCCTCAGGGAATTTTTGTACAGGCGTGGCGCTGGTGGTGGCAACTCTATTTTCTTGGTCATCACCTTTAGCAGGTACACCCAGCTTGACTACAGCAACAGCCGCGTCAGTGAATGAAAACAGCATCACTGCATCTAATATCAGGCAAACATCCCAACCTCGCTGGATTGAAATTGACTTGTCAGAGCAACGCTTACGTGCATGGGAAGGTAATAAACTTGTTTATTCATACCGAATTTCTGGAGGTAAGCGATCGACCCCTACACCCATAGGTAAATTTCGGATTAATTCTAAGTATCGCACTCACCGGATGCGAGGCAGGGGCTACAATATTCCTGACGTTCCTTACACAATGTATTTCTACAGAGGCTACGCCATCCACGGCGCTTACTGGCATAATCGTTTTGGAACTCCCGTCAGCCACGGTTGTGTAAATTTACCTGTTAAGCAAGCTCGCAATCTTTACAACTGGGCTAGAAATGGAACTTTAGTAGTGGTGCGGAAATAA
- the sppA gene encoding signal peptide peptidase SppA → MTNFIKQTFASLVGTLLGLIIFGGLGATGLFLLILAATSSKDTGPNVKDKSVLVFDLSMKITDGEPSSDQLFQNTISGVDEERITLRKVVETLEKARRDPRIIGIYLDATNTSQASDVGYASLKEIRKALEEFRAAGKKIVAYGSDWSEKGYYVSSVADSIVLNPLGMMEVNGLSSQPVFLAGALQKYGIGIQVVRVGKFKGAVEPFLLTKLSPENREQTQKLLDDVWGEWRTAVGASRKIEPNQLQAIADNQALLEATQAKTSGLVDQVQYPDEVVTDLKKLTDSDKEDKTFRQISLNSYAQVSGKSLGVERSSKNQIAVVYAEGEIVDGKGEDGQVGGDRFAKIFNRLRQDQDVKAVVLRINSPGGSATASEVMQREVKLTREAKPVVVSMGDIAASGGYWIASDSNRIFAEPNTITGSIGVFGVLFNGQKLANDNGITWDSVKTARYADSQTVSRPKSPQELALYQRSVNRIYNMFLNKVSQGRKLPEQKVAEIAQGRVWSGVAAKEIGLVDEIGGLNTAIAYAAKQAKLGEDWEVQEYPRTSSFGERFFGRATEEAQTVFGIEGTQLKQSNPLTAEFQKLQQEVEILQRMNDPQGVYARLPFNLKIE, encoded by the coding sequence ATGACTAACTTTATTAAACAAACTTTTGCTAGTTTAGTTGGCACCTTACTAGGACTAATTATTTTCGGTGGTTTGGGAGCCACTGGACTGTTTCTCCTGATATTGGCTGCTACCTCCTCTAAAGATACTGGGCCAAATGTGAAAGATAAGTCAGTGCTGGTTTTTGACTTGTCAATGAAAATTACTGATGGCGAACCTAGTTCAGACCAACTGTTTCAAAACACAATATCAGGTGTGGATGAAGAAAGAATAACACTCCGCAAAGTTGTGGAAACTTTAGAGAAGGCTCGACGCGATCCGCGAATTATCGGGATCTACCTGGATGCAACAAACACAAGCCAAGCTAGTGATGTCGGCTATGCCTCCCTGAAAGAAATTCGGAAAGCATTGGAAGAGTTTCGCGCTGCTGGGAAAAAAATTGTCGCCTATGGCAGTGATTGGAGCGAAAAAGGATATTACGTTAGTTCAGTGGCAGATTCCATTGTACTTAATCCTCTAGGAATGATGGAAGTCAACGGTTTGAGTTCACAACCAGTATTCTTAGCGGGAGCATTGCAGAAATATGGCATTGGTATTCAAGTCGTGCGAGTGGGGAAATTTAAGGGAGCTGTTGAACCGTTTCTCCTGACAAAGTTAAGTCCAGAAAACCGCGAACAAACTCAGAAATTGTTAGATGATGTTTGGGGAGAGTGGCGCACTGCTGTAGGCGCAAGTCGGAAAATTGAACCTAACCAGTTGCAAGCAATCGCAGATAATCAGGCGCTACTAGAAGCCACACAAGCCAAAACCAGCGGTTTAGTCGATCAAGTACAATACCCCGATGAAGTGGTAACTGACCTCAAAAAGTTGACAGATAGCGATAAAGAAGACAAAACATTTCGTCAAATTAGCCTGAATAGCTACGCCCAAGTTTCCGGAAAATCTTTGGGTGTAGAACGTAGCTCAAAAAATCAAATTGCCGTAGTTTATGCTGAAGGTGAAATTGTCGATGGTAAAGGAGAAGATGGGCAAGTAGGAGGCGATCGCTTTGCCAAAATCTTCAACAGATTGCGACAAGATCAGGATGTCAAGGCGGTTGTATTACGAATTAATAGTCCTGGTGGTAGCGCTACCGCATCTGAAGTCATGCAGCGAGAAGTGAAATTAACTCGTGAGGCAAAACCAGTTGTAGTCTCAATGGGTGATATTGCCGCCTCTGGTGGTTATTGGATTGCTAGCGACTCCAATCGCATTTTTGCCGAACCAAATACCATCACAGGCTCAATAGGTGTGTTTGGAGTGCTATTTAATGGGCAAAAGCTGGCTAATGATAATGGCATTACCTGGGATTCAGTGAAAACCGCACGCTATGCTGATAGTCAAACAGTTTCGCGTCCGAAATCGCCTCAAGAGTTGGCACTTTATCAGCGCAGTGTTAACCGCATTTATAATATGTTTCTGAATAAAGTTTCTCAAGGTCGCAAACTCCCAGAACAAAAAGTGGCAGAAATTGCCCAAGGAAGGGTTTGGTCAGGTGTGGCCGCCAAAGAAATTGGTTTGGTGGATGAAATTGGTGGTTTGAATACTGCGATCGCTTATGCTGCCAAGCAGGCGAAACTAGGAGAAGACTGGGAAGTGCAAGAATATCCCCGCACTAGCAGCTTCGGAGAACGCTTTTTTGGGCGTGCAACAGAAGAAGCGCAGACTGTTTTCGGAATTGAGGGTACGCAACTCAAACAATCCAATCCCCTCACCGCTGAATTTCAGAAATTGCAACAGGAAGTAGAGATTCTGCAAAGGATGAACGATCCACAAGGGGTTTACGCCCGCTTGCCTTTCAACTTGAAGATTGAGTAG
- a CDS encoding Uma2 family endonuclease, producing the protein MVLQTEKRYYTPEEYLELEEKAEYKNEYIDGEIIPMTGGTTNHNNIAGNFYKKFPLTVQGQDYEIYIGDVKLSIPRHRLYTYPDVIVIKGKPIYEGTGTTIITNPLLIVEVLSNSTKNYDKTDKFKYYRSIPGFKEYIMIDQYSFAVEQFAKQAEGQWIFKEYEGEDAVLILDSIGFQIALRDIYERVDFELIEE; encoded by the coding sequence ATGGTTTTACAAACAGAAAAGCGCTACTACACCCCAGAAGAATATTTGGAATTAGAAGAGAAGGCTGAATATAAAAATGAATACATAGATGGAGAAATTATACCGATGACAGGGGGGACAACTAACCACAACAACATTGCAGGTAATTTTTATAAAAAGTTTCCTCTGACTGTGCAGGGACAAGATTATGAGATTTACATAGGGGATGTGAAATTATCAATACCTCGTCATCGCCTTTATACTTATCCTGATGTGATCGTCATCAAAGGTAAGCCTATTTATGAGGGAACAGGTACAACAATTATTACTAATCCCTTATTAATTGTTGAAGTCTTATCAAATTCAACTAAAAATTATGACAAAACAGATAAGTTTAAATATTATCGTTCAATCCCTGGTTTTAAAGAATATATTATGATTGACCAGTATAGTTTTGCTGTGGAACAATTTGCAAAGCAAGCAGAAGGTCAATGGATTTTTAAGGAATATGAAGGTGAAGATGCAGTTTTAATCTTAGATTCTATTGGATTTCAAATTGCCTTGCGTGATATTTATGAACGGGTTGATTTTGAGTTGATTGAGGAATAA
- the fni gene encoding type 2 isopentenyl-diphosphate Delta-isomerase produces MNAPTNISAQTQNRKADHIRICLEEDVQSHQITNGLERYRFTHSCLPELNHNDIDVSTTFLGKHLGAPLLISSMTGGTEQAAMINQRLAQVAQHYKIAMGVGSQRVAVEKPQVADTFAVRKYAPDVLLFANLGAVQLNYKYGLDECLRVVDILEADALILHINPLQECIQPKGDTNFRGLIDKISDLCSKLPVPVIAKEVGNGISAAIAQKLIAAGVAAIDVAGAGGTSWAKVESERAENPLQRRLGMTFADWGLPTAECITTIRAIAPDVPLIASGGLRHGLDVATAIALGADIAGLAMPFLQAAATSETAVAELAEVLIAEITTVLFCTGNTTLYQLKHSGSLQRIE; encoded by the coding sequence GTGAACGCCCCTACCAATATCTCTGCACAAACTCAGAATCGCAAAGCGGATCACATTCGGATCTGCTTAGAGGAAGATGTTCAGTCTCATCAAATCACCAATGGACTGGAACGTTATCGTTTTACCCATTCTTGCTTACCCGAACTAAACCACAACGATATTGATGTCAGCACAACTTTCCTGGGGAAACACCTTGGCGCACCCTTATTAATTTCTTCCATGACTGGCGGAACAGAACAAGCCGCAATGATTAACCAACGTTTGGCCCAAGTCGCGCAACACTACAAAATTGCAATGGGTGTTGGTTCCCAGCGAGTAGCGGTAGAAAAACCCCAAGTAGCTGATACTTTTGCTGTCCGCAAGTATGCCCCCGATGTTCTGTTATTTGCCAACTTAGGGGCTGTGCAACTTAACTACAAGTATGGCTTAGATGAATGTTTGCGCGTAGTTGATATTCTAGAGGCTGATGCCCTGATTTTACATATCAACCCTCTACAAGAGTGCATTCAACCCAAAGGTGATACTAATTTTCGGGGCTTGATTGACAAGATATCTGATTTGTGCAGTAAACTACCAGTGCCAGTGATTGCGAAGGAAGTTGGTAACGGCATTTCAGCAGCGATCGCACAGAAACTAATTGCCGCTGGAGTAGCAGCCATTGATGTGGCGGGTGCGGGAGGTACTTCTTGGGCAAAAGTAGAAAGTGAACGGGCAGAAAATCCTTTGCAACGTCGCTTAGGGATGACTTTTGCCGATTGGGGTTTACCGACAGCAGAGTGCATTACAACTATTAGAGCGATTGCACCAGATGTACCCTTAATTGCTTCAGGAGGTTTGCGTCATGGATTGGATGTTGCAACTGCGATCGCCTTGGGAGCAGATATAGCTGGTTTAGCCATGCCTTTCTTGCAAGCAGCAGCAACATCAGAGACAGCAGTTGCGGAACTTGCTGAAGTATTAATCGCCGAAATCACCACAGTCTTATTCTGCACTGGCAACACCACCTTGTATCAGTTAAAGCACTCTGGAAGTTTACAGCGCATAGAATAA
- a CDS encoding P-loop NTPase fold protein, translating to MIPQDDFSNFVSKMTQYNALINSNITDYLDFYCDLVYAPGFAVLLKGEWGSGKTWFIKKYCKSIKEKNRKYLYVSLSGVTTFSQIEEAFLQAKIPILSSKPIALLRSLITQALKSTVIMDINGDNKADGSLTLGSTSDSLAKYLINLDETILIFDDLERCDMSISSVLGYINSFIEHQELKVIIVANEVLLEEKSNYKEIKEKLIGITFEIALDFEGALENFIIKLKNPNVSKFLSDNTELIQDLYDKAQCGNLRILKQIVLDFERIFDTLSEQAKNKPELLQDILKLLIAFSIEIRRAKILPKDIGSLLQEYANIFVNNIHNSSYRPPSSSINEDSSKKTPVQEILRKYHPLKLYDPFPSAIWWQTFFDKGALDAKELERSLSISQYFQDENAPDWVRLYYFSNLTEEQFDYYLKKVESEYTNINTNTNIFDIGVIKHITALFLKFSDAGLYNSTKENILDKSKLYIDYLKDTRQLDITSQSVLSCEHYDRLSFYVNKSPEFQDFCCYINQVIKLARVENLPNVAQELLTIMQTNVEVFSSMIHVGNFHIRDSSEPKYYEVPIFKYIQPYNFAEKFLSMKFQQQQSVCWAIAERYDIDKFNEKLIEELEWLKDVRSLLLKSAHTKGKLTEYRLKSLIENNWNEVIQKLEVIAHRLQQQQLENKPT from the coding sequence GTGATACCACAAGATGACTTTAGTAATTTTGTAAGCAAGATGACACAATATAACGCATTAATCAATAGCAATATCACAGACTACTTAGATTTTTACTGTGACTTAGTTTATGCACCTGGATTTGCTGTTTTGCTCAAAGGAGAATGGGGATCTGGTAAGACATGGTTTATCAAGAAGTATTGCAAAAGCATAAAAGAAAAGAACCGGAAATACTTGTACGTTAGTCTTTCCGGTGTGACTACCTTTTCGCAAATAGAAGAGGCCTTCTTACAAGCAAAAATTCCCATTCTGTCATCAAAACCCATAGCGTTATTACGTAGCTTAATCACACAAGCTTTAAAAAGTACAGTAATCATGGATATTAATGGTGATAACAAAGCTGACGGAAGTCTAACTTTAGGGTCTACAAGTGATAGCCTAGCTAAGTATCTTATAAATCTCGATGAAACTATTTTGATATTTGATGACTTAGAACGATGCGATATGAGCATCAGTAGTGTATTGGGGTACATAAACAGTTTTATTGAACATCAAGAATTAAAAGTAATTATCGTTGCAAATGAAGTTCTATTAGAGGAAAAATCTAATTACAAAGAAATCAAAGAAAAATTGATTGGTATAACTTTTGAAATTGCTCTTGATTTTGAAGGTGCATTAGAAAATTTTATTATTAAACTAAAGAATCCAAATGTCAGCAAGTTCTTGTCAGACAACACTGAATTAATCCAAGACTTATACGATAAAGCTCAATGCGGTAATCTAAGAATTTTAAAGCAAATTGTTTTAGATTTTGAGAGAATTTTTGATACATTATCAGAACAAGCTAAAAATAAGCCAGAGCTTCTTCAGGATATTTTAAAGCTACTTATAGCTTTTTCAATTGAAATTAGACGCGCAAAAATACTTCCCAAGGATATTGGCAGTTTGCTACAAGAATATGCAAATATATTCGTGAACAATATTCACAATAGTAGTTATAGACCACCAAGCTCAAGCATAAATGAGGATAGCAGCAAAAAAACGCCGGTTCAAGAAATACTTAGGAAATATCATCCGTTAAAATTATATGACCCATTTCCTAGCGCAATATGGTGGCAAACTTTCTTTGATAAAGGTGCATTAGATGCAAAAGAACTGGAGCGTTCACTTTCAATTAGCCAATATTTCCAGGATGAAAATGCTCCTGACTGGGTTAGGCTTTACTACTTTTCTAATCTTACTGAGGAGCAATTTGATTATTATCTTAAAAAAGTTGAATCAGAATATACCAATATAAATACAAACACAAACATTTTTGATATTGGAGTAATTAAACATATTACAGCGCTTTTCTTAAAGTTTTCTGATGCCGGATTATACAATTCCACTAAAGAAAACATTTTAGATAAGTCAAAGCTTTATATTGACTACTTAAAAGATACAAGACAGCTAGATATTACATCTCAATCTGTGCTTTCATGTGAACACTATGATAGACTCAGTTTTTACGTAAATAAATCTCCAGAATTTCAAGATTTTTGTTGTTACATTAACCAAGTCATAAAATTAGCAAGAGTTGAAAACCTACCTAATGTTGCTCAAGAATTGCTTACTATTATGCAAACAAATGTAGAGGTATTTAGTAGTATGATTCATGTCGGTAATTTTCACATTCGAGATAGTTCAGAGCCAAAATACTATGAAGTACCAATTTTTAAATATATACAACCATATAACTTTGCAGAAAAATTTTTATCTATGAAATTTCAGCAACAGCAATCTGTTTGCTGGGCAATAGCCGAAAGATACGATATTGATAAATTTAATGAAAAATTAATTGAAGAATTGGAATGGCTTAAAGATGTTAGGAGTTTATTACTAAAATCGGCTCACACAAAAGGGAAGCTTACTGAATATCGTTTAAAATCGCTGATCGAAAATAATTGGAACGAAGTAATTCAAAAGCTTGAAGTAATAGCGCATCGATTGCAGCAACAGCAATTGGAAAATAAACCGACGTAG
- a CDS encoding WYL domain-containing protein — MKVRFFPEVMEFIQEGKKRHPKQKIELGPKGKDGKPTYVDYIVKLPERSLEEFCRWVYRFMGNAQFISPQYLAEQHQKFARALIDRYSSKAT, encoded by the coding sequence GTGAAAGTTCGATTTTTTCCTGAAGTTATGGAATTTATCCAAGAGGGCAAGAAGCGACATCCCAAGCAAAAAATTGAACTGGGCCCGAAGGGAAAAGATGGCAAACCTACTTATGTAGATTACATTGTTAAATTGCCTGAGCGATCGCTGGAGGAGTTTTGTCGCTGGGTGTACCGCTTCATGGGCAATGCTCAGTTCATCTCTCCTCAATATCTAGCTGAACAACACCAGAAATTTGCTCGTGCATTAATAGATCGGTATTCTTCCAAAGCCACATAA
- a CDS encoding bifunctional 4-hydroxy-2-oxoglutarate aldolase/2-dehydro-3-deoxy-phosphogluconate aldolase, with protein MPNQVWLSQLQKHRAIAVIRAPKIELGQQMAMAVASGGMQLIEITWNSDRAGELISQLRSELPACIIGTGTLFNVQQLQEAIASGAQFLFTPHVDPAMIQAAVEKNVPIIPGALTPTEIVTAWSQGASCVKVFPVQAVGGAEYIKSLQGPLRQIPLIPTGGVTLENAKEFLQAGAIAVGLSGELFPQKLVTERNWEAIAFGAKNLMRQLG; from the coding sequence ATGCCTAATCAAGTTTGGTTATCACAGTTGCAAAAACACCGAGCGATCGCAGTCATCCGCGCCCCTAAAATCGAATTAGGACAGCAAATGGCAATGGCTGTAGCATCTGGGGGAATGCAGCTAATTGAGATTACCTGGAATAGCGATCGCGCTGGGGAATTAATCAGTCAATTACGTTCGGAATTACCAGCCTGTATCATTGGCACTGGTACGCTATTCAATGTGCAGCAGTTACAAGAAGCGATCGCATCTGGGGCGCAATTCCTCTTCACACCCCACGTTGATCCAGCAATGATTCAAGCAGCGGTAGAAAAAAATGTGCCAATTATACCAGGAGCGCTGACTCCCACAGAAATTGTTACCGCCTGGAGTCAGGGTGCTAGTTGTGTAAAAGTGTTTCCCGTGCAAGCAGTAGGAGGGGCTGAGTATATCAAAAGTTTGCAAGGGCCGCTGCGTCAGATTCCCTTAATTCCTACTGGCGGCGTGACACTCGAAAATGCTAAAGAATTTTTACAAGCCGGAGCGATCGCTGTAGGTTTGAGCGGTGAATTATTTCCTCAAAAGCTTGTCACAGAGAGAAATTGGGAAGCGATCGCATTTGGGGCAAAAAACCTAATGCGACAGTTAGGTTAG
- a CDS encoding L,D-transpeptidase — protein MKKMIYSDWVRRLQILLTGTALSLSVFTTTGTSEVWANSKNQVIAQKIQTLQQSDKRWIQINLSKQRLIAWQGDKVVYGSAISSGKKSTPTLVGTFNIQSKFKTTRMRGRGYDVANVPHAMFYQGNYGIHGAYWHKRFGTPVSHGCVNLAPKHAKWLFEWATIGTPVVIHK, from the coding sequence ATGAAAAAAATGATTTATTCTGACTGGGTGCGTCGCTTACAAATACTCCTCACTGGTACAGCATTGTCCTTAAGTGTTTTTACTACTACTGGAACGAGTGAAGTTTGGGCGAATTCCAAAAATCAAGTGATTGCACAAAAAATCCAGACATTACAACAATCAGATAAGCGTTGGATTCAAATTAATCTTTCAAAGCAACGATTGATAGCTTGGCAAGGTGACAAAGTTGTTTATGGAAGTGCCATTTCCTCTGGCAAAAAATCCACTCCTACTCTTGTTGGTACTTTTAATATTCAATCCAAGTTCAAAACTACGCGGATGCGGGGAAGGGGTTACGATGTTGCCAACGTTCCTCATGCGATGTTTTACCAAGGTAATTACGGTATTCACGGAGCTTATTGGCATAAGAGATTTGGCACTCCAGTAAGCCACGGGTGTGTAAATCTTGCACCTAAACATGCTAAATGGCTATTTGAGTGGGCAACAATAGGAACACCAGTAGTCATCCATAAATAG
- a CDS encoding Hsp70 family protein encodes MAIAIDFGTSNTVIARWNPVTQQPETLTLPGLSIKQSLNPPLIPSLVYVEDATQNKVLVGQQVRDRGLDLKGETRFFRSFKRGIGANIQGFLPELDGQIVTFEQVGQWFLTKVIEELAPLQGGLDSLVLTVPVDSFEAYRHWLGNVCQSLPVEQVRMLDEPTAAALGYGLADQEILLVIDFGGGTLDLSLVRLDQGVQATTKPLGFILKWGNKSLAEDSKQKVKTARVLAKAGQNLGGTDIDNWLVDYFAKTQELAVSPLTTRLAERVKIQLSTQNQASEVYFDDETFESYELELNRDTFEDILKEHAFFELLDESMTTLLQQARRQGIELPDINAVLLVGGTVQLPAVQTWIKQYFEPEKIRCERPFEAIAQGALQLAQGIQIKDFLYHSYGIRYWDRRNQRHKWHSLIKAGQAYPMSQPVELVLGASVENQPSIELIMGELGADTGNTEVYFDGDRLITRRLDSNETSVKPLNDQEGARTIAQLTPAGYPGSDRIKILFQVDEQRFLRITVEDLLTNDTLLENQLVAQLS; translated from the coding sequence ATGGCGATCGCAATCGATTTTGGTACTAGCAACACAGTCATTGCTCGTTGGAACCCTGTAACCCAGCAGCCAGAAACCCTGACTCTACCAGGTTTATCAATTAAACAAAGTCTCAATCCGCCACTGATTCCCAGCTTGGTTTATGTTGAAGACGCAACCCAAAATAAAGTCTTAGTCGGGCAACAAGTACGCGATCGCGGTCTTGACCTCAAAGGCGAAACGCGATTTTTCCGCAGCTTCAAACGCGGTATTGGTGCAAATATCCAAGGTTTCTTACCCGAACTAGATGGGCAAATTGTCACCTTTGAACAAGTCGGGCAATGGTTCCTCACCAAAGTAATTGAGGAACTAGCACCCCTGCAAGGTGGCTTAGATTCTCTGGTGTTAACCGTACCCGTAGACAGTTTTGAAGCTTATCGTCACTGGTTGGGAAACGTTTGTCAATCCCTTCCCGTCGAACAGGTGCGAATGCTGGATGAACCCACAGCCGCCGCCTTGGGTTATGGCTTGGCAGATCAAGAAATTCTCTTGGTGATTGACTTTGGTGGCGGTACTTTGGATTTGTCTCTTGTGCGGTTGGATCAAGGTGTGCAAGCAACCACAAAGCCGCTGGGATTTATCCTCAAGTGGGGTAATAAGTCCCTGGCTGAAGATTCAAAACAAAAAGTTAAAACCGCCCGTGTCCTGGCGAAAGCTGGGCAAAATCTGGGCGGTACTGATATTGATAATTGGTTAGTAGATTACTTTGCCAAAACTCAAGAGTTGGCGGTAAGTCCGTTGACAACAAGATTGGCAGAACGGGTAAAAATTCAGCTATCAACTCAAAATCAAGCGAGTGAAGTTTATTTTGATGATGAGACATTTGAAAGCTATGAACTAGAATTAAACCGCGATACTTTTGAAGATATTCTCAAAGAACACGCATTTTTTGAGTTACTAGATGAGTCGATGACGACACTGTTGCAACAAGCAAGACGCCAAGGCATAGAACTTCCAGATATTAATGCAGTTTTGTTAGTTGGTGGAACTGTGCAATTGCCGGCAGTGCAGACATGGATTAAACAGTATTTTGAGCCAGAAAAAATCCGTTGCGAACGTCCTTTTGAAGCGATCGCTCAAGGTGCTTTACAGTTAGCACAAGGGATACAAATCAAAGATTTTCTCTACCACAGTTATGGTATCCGCTACTGGGATCGCCGCAACCAGCGTCACAAATGGCATTCTTTAATTAAAGCTGGACAAGCATATCCAATGAGTCAGCCAGTAGAATTAGTCTTAGGCGCTTCTGTGGAAAATCAGCCCAGTATTGAACTAATTATGGGAGAATTGGGAGCAGATACAGGTAACACCGAAGTTTATTTTGATGGCGATCGCTTAATTACTCGCCGTCTAGACAGTAATGAAACCAGCGTCAAACCCCTCAACGATCAAGAAGGCGCGAGGACAATTGCCCAATTGACACCAGCCGGATATCCTGGAAGCGATCGCATAAAAATCCTCTTTCAAGTTGATGAGCAACGCTTTTTGCGAATCACCGTTGAAGACTTGTTAACAAATGACACACTTTTGGAGAATCAACTTGTGGCACAGTTGAGCTAG
- a CDS encoding Uma2 family endonuclease — protein sequence MSYSTTQLLTLEEFLKLPETKPASEYINGEIIQKPMPKGKHSRLQLRLCNSINEVAESQKIAYAFPELRCSFGIRSIVPDVAVFKWSRIPFDADGEVPNDFLLWPDWTIEILSPEQSSNRVIGNILYCLQHGCQLGWLIDPRDRSILVFRPGQQPELIQGEDFLPVLPEIELALTVNQVFGWLKMDS from the coding sequence ATGAGCTACTCAACTACTCAACTACTTACCCTAGAGGAGTTTCTGAAGCTCCCAGAAACAAAACCTGCGAGTGAATATATTAATGGTGAGATTATCCAAAAGCCAATGCCGAAAGGGAAGCATAGTCGATTGCAGCTAAGACTCTGCAATAGCATTAACGAAGTAGCAGAAAGCCAAAAAATTGCTTATGCATTCCCAGAGTTGCGCTGTAGCTTTGGTATCCGGTCAATTGTGCCTGATGTAGCGGTTTTTAAATGGTCACGAATTCCATTTGATGCTGATGGGGAAGTTCCTAACGATTTTTTGCTGTGGCCAGATTGGACAATAGAAATCCTCTCCCCAGAACAGAGTTCAAACCGAGTAATTGGCAACATCCTTTATTGCTTACAGCATGGTTGCCAACTAGGATGGTTAATTGATCCAAGAGATCGCTCAATTTTGGTTTTCCGTCCGGGCCAACAACCAGAGTTAATCCAGGGAGAAGATTTTTTGCCTGTATTACCAGAAATTGAACTTGCACTAACCGTCAATCAAGTTTTTGGATGGTTAAAGATGGATAGCTAA